TCATTATTTCTACTTTAGTGAATAATGTGAGTAGGTTTTCCAGTCGGAAGCTTCACCAATTGCCGATGAGTCCATGCCTGGTCACTGCTGTATACAGGAGCAAGTTTGTTTTTTGGACTTTAATTTCCTAACTCGTGTTTTCCCCCTTCTTCCAGTGCAGCCCACGAAGTGCAATCATCCGTTCATTTGGTGCTTTAGGCTAATCATGACAGGAGCGGCTGGAACTTAACTCCACCTGTTCTCACCACATGCTGTCGTAGCATGGTGTTGTTGTAACTGAGGAAATTGCGTCACAAAATGCTGAATTCATTCATTTACTGCAGCACTTACAACACCACAGTGCCATTTCCTGACGTGCATGAAGCGGCCTCCAGTTGGTTGGTGTAtgagcacatacagtatagtgtTTCCCTTATTGGGGCATCTCCTGATCAGTGCATATGTTGCGCTGTGTTAAGTGCTACACAGAAACAAATTCATGAACATACATAGTCTCAGAGTCCAGCACTTGTATATTCACATTCTGCAAAAGTCCTGACTGTTCCAGCCAGAAATCTTAAGAGCAAAACAGAGACAGTAATAAAGAATGTTGTGTGAAGAGCAAAGGGCCTGTATGATGCTTTAACTAATCTAGGTCCCTCTTCACtcgtacaaaaacaaaaaggctgAAGAGATGACTAATCTCACTGAAAATCCTGAGAAGTTTATTGTCTAGCTGGTTGTATCTGTAGAGTGTTTGAGGATTCTCTGCTGGCAGCTGACCTCCCCCGTCTCTGTATCACCAATGTCTAGGTCTGGCTGATCCTCCGCTGTTGCTGCCGCCGCTGCCACCGCCTCCGTCGCTATTGCTGCCGTCACCGCCGCTTGCTCTGTTGCTGCTCCCTCTGACACACCGGCACAGCAGGAGCACGCCTGGACAGCAAAGACAAAATGAGAAGGTGAGAGGGGACATAGAAAAAGTTGTGCATTTGAGAAACAATGAGAAAGACAGGGGTGTAcaactttggctttttttttttttttttcaagaaacaTCTCAAGccaaaaaaccaaacaaaaacaaatattatCCAAATGATATAACATATTAACTCTGACCTGCGTACAtgtacttgtaaaaaaaaaacactgtttccTTAAAAAACAACATCTTCAAATTACTTTCACCAGTTTGATATAATCTAATGTAATGTATCTAACAAactgttacaaaaaaaaatgtcatgtcaATCATTTAAAATTGATAAACAAGATAAAACATGAGTGTAAAACCATCTGGACTAAAACCCTGATTTTGCACATATTTCACTTTGAAGCCTAActaaattgaaattaattgaatgGCATGGAATAAATAAAGATTCATTCTACCTTGATGTCTATTGCCTTGGGCAGACATCCCTTCTTGAACCAGGGGTAGACCTCCACCAGCtccttcttctgctcctctgaaAAGTGTGGCTGGTTCTTCTGCAGCAGCCTCAGCTTCTCTCGGTCCTGTCTGAGAACTCTCTGGATGTCACTGCAGAtacagcaaacacacaaacacagccacATTCAATCCTCTACCCAACAGTCGGTATCTGACAAACCTTTATGAGGCCGGGGTTTGCTAAATAAGTGGGTTGGATGATATATTCCTAATGTTGGAGAATCATTAACGGTGAAAACAACATTGCTTTGCTTTTTGTAATTATCTCGAGCTATTGAAGTGTTTGCAACTGAAACCTTTGTTTACCATATACAACCAAGTCCACAGTCTAATTCAATGTCAGGTACCTCCTACCTAATGACTCTGTGTTAATGTAAGTGTGCCATCTAGTGGTCCCAGCAACAATCCTGCTAAGAGTTCCTGATTCTATTTCTATTTCCTAACCCTTTTTCCTATTTCATGTGCTGTCCCTCATAAACGAGGCAATGCAACTGCAAGGGAATAGTAACAGTTAAACAACACATGATTAACAACAGTTTTGGCCACTTACACAGGACAGAAATGGTGTGCAGGAGTATGTGATGGTCTTATGACAGCTTGAGTAAAAAGggcttatttgtatatttagtGGTGCTGCCTGAAGACAGCAAAACACTCACTTTGAGATGTGTGAGCAGCAGAAAACAGACAACAGCACTGAGAAGAGCTATGGTAGGAGGAGTTACACGTATCTAGTGACTTATAAACTGCTGATGCTGATAAACTCTCGCCTTCAAAGACAGCATCAACTGGCATGTAAATTATGCTTAAGTTATCTCTAATTCAACATATAGTGAGCAGTCCCAGCGGGTCCTGCAGTACATACTTGATGAAGTGTTCGCTGTGGTCCATCTCCACGGCCTGTCCCTCGCTGCCGTTCAAGTGATCTTTGACCTTCTGGCTGTTCTGGGACGAGTCCACGCTGCCAAAGTATTGACTACTATTGTTGCTTCCTGAGAACACCCAAAGAGCACAGTATTAATACTTTTGAAACAAAGATTTTTTACTACAAAAAGACAATATCATTAAAGGGCATATGCCAGTGGTTGCTGGTaagcttctctttttttttttttacactacaGCTTATGTACATACTTCTGAATTCATAGAATCCCTGGGTTTGATCTGGTAACCAATTTTTGTACGTGCTTCCATCTGTAAATCTTGTGATATGGGATGTCTATTAACAAACATATTGCTACTTGTATTCAGTGTTTCCTGCTCATTTACTTATCTCATCATAGCCATAAGATTGAAACTTAGGTGCAGACCTTTTCCACTTCCGGAGGTCCCACTGGCTGACGTCCTGCTCTTAGATGTCCCGCTGGCTGAAGTTCTACAGCCGTTGGACCCTGAGCCCATGGACCCCGAGGTGGCTGAGCCAGTGCCTGAGCATGAGTCCTCGTCAGGAATTATGTCCAACACGCCGCTGGACAAAGAGTTGGTGTCACTGTTGTTCCCTTCACCATGTGAATTTtcctgcaaaaacaaaaacattaaagagaTACTATTTAAGAGGAGCTTGACTTCATAGCTTTGGCCAGCAGACTGTAGTACTTCCTCCTTATCCTGCATCTTTACGATACAGGCAGGTGCAGTATCATTGGCTGTGTTGCATCCTGCCTCTGCATTTTTTAAAGACTCAACTGGGAgtatacttcttttttttcttctttgttttaagattatttttgggctttttatggcctttaatcaacaggatagcttgaagacaggaaaggggagaaagaggagggacgacatgcagcaaagggctggaTAGACCAGAACTttgcaaaattaaaaaatgctTTTCCTAAGTCATGAAAAGGAATAAAGAGAAACTGTTAGCTATAATTGACATATGGAATCGGGTAAGAATGGGATTGGAGAAGTGTGGAGGTTTTCCGATGATTTGCCTACCTCTTTGCTGCAAGCCCTTAGCCTAGAGTACACTTTATCCCAAGAATGCTCACAGACACGGGGCGAGCCCTCGCAATTCAAGGGTCCAGGTGGACCAAGGAGACTGAGAGATGGCTAAAGGGTGTAAGGGATAATAATATAATGGGTTAACACCCTGGGCCACATTTCATGTCTAGACTGACTGTGAATAATGTGGAGGAATCACTGTGATGATGGCATTAAATCGTGAAAGGCAGAGACACATATGAATGAATGTCTCCGAGGAACATGCCACAGCCTACCAACTGGAGTTCAAACAACTCACAATGATAAAGTTCAGCAGGGCATTGACATTTTATCCTGACAGTTTAAGAATGTTACAGGTAAAGAATATCAGTCATAGGCAATGGGAGCCATTgggaaaggagagaaaaagaaaagcaggaaaGCAAACAAAAAGAGGTTTATTACCTTGTTTACCTGCTTCAGCTCCCTCTCCTTGGCATGGTTGCCACTTGCTCTTTTCTCCCTTTGAGTCGCATTATTCCcttgtcctccagaggacagcaCTGTGCTGTCCTGCCGGTCCACAGACAGCTCCAACTCCAGGAGGTTGAGGGGTGAGCTGCACCGAGACTGGAACAGGGGTGGGGACGCCTGGCCTCCATCTCCTCCAGACTGTGGTGTAGAGGAGCGAGACTGGCCCTCCACCACGGGGGCCTTTGAGGTTTCCAAGGATGGAGGGAAGTAGAACGACGGGGTCAGGCAGCCTGCTTGAAGAGCAAAATGGTTCTGGGTGCTGAACTGGTTCTGAACACTGAAGGAAGGTGGATCTGTGAAGGGCCCTTGGCCTGGAGAGGCAGCCTGGCCAAAAGGCTGCAATTGGGTGGGGAAGCCACCAGTGACTGTGTGGTACACTGGCTGTGGAGGTGGCAGTCCGGGGGCCACTGAAGGGTAGGGCATGGGCAGCATTAGAGCCACAATGGGGGTGACCATGGGGGGGACCATGGGGGTGGTGTAGGGagcaggatggatggatggggggCAGGGAGGGGACTGGGTGCCCTGATTGTGCCCAAAGCCTTGTAGAGTGGCGTCTGTGTGAGGAGGTAGGGAACTGGCTCCGGGGTAAACCTGGAGCGGGTAGCCTGGTACCACAGAGGGGTAGGCCATGGGAAAAGTTGACTGTGAGGTGTCAGAGCGAGACCAAGAGGTCGGGTTAAGGCCGAGGTTTAGAAGAGGAGGCCGCAGATGTTGTTGTCTGTGATGGGACACTGTGCTATCTGAGGACTCCATTTGCTTCGCTCGCTTTGACTTGGTCTTTTTATTTCGTGCGTCTCGTCGCGCAGTAGGCAGTACAATCGGTCCACCCTCATTGTAGGATCGAGCAGCAGGTACAGCTAGAGATTAGAGAGAATCAAAAAAGAGTTTGAGTAATTTGTGAATTTCACGAAAGTAATTATTATTGAAAACTTTACAATTTGCCAGTAAAAGGCAAGTATGAGGTAACAATTACAGAGTAAGAGGAAAATTCCAACTGATTAAAACCTGGGTCTTATTTTTGGCCATCATTGCTAGCGTTTATAATAACACTGTACTCAACGAAGTATTTGCAGAGGTCTGAGAACACAGTGACATCCCTACAACAAAGTCCACTGGGGCAAAAACATAAGCAGTCAGACAGATCCAGCAATTAACTTGGGGAGTAAAATATTAGAgttacagatagacagacaaaaataacacccaagttgtaataaactgcCATTATCCTTTAAAGGCTTTTAAAATGATGTGTCAGTATGGTGGTCAGAGGTACCATCGCTGGCGATCTGTTCTCTCTGACGCTCCAGGTACTGAGAGCAGTTTTCTTTGAGTGCTGTGAGTCCTTGATGCTCCCTGAAGCGATACAGAAAGGTCTGCTCCTCCTTCTGCGTATGGGCTGCCAAAACCTGTTTGGTCAACCCAAGTTTTTTCTTATAGGGCTCCCTCTCCTGACTGGGAGGTGAAACAACAGAAAGAGGAGCCCCGGGGTTCTGGCTGGATTCTACAGTCTCTCCTGTTCCTTGGATATCCCCTATGATATCTGTAAGTCAGAGGGTGACAGTAGAGAAAGGACTTTAACATACTCTAAAGCAATGAAAGGTGGAGTTTTATGTAATACGACAGTTTAGCATTGGCAGTGACAACGACAAAAGCAGTGTTGATCAAGCATTGTAGTGGTTTGAATTGGAACATTGGACACCAATGAAAAAAcggctttaaaataaaatggaaaaaagtgTGAACCCCACAGATATTCACTTACATACTTCCATCATGATAACACGCaactacacatacacatatagaaggacacagagaaagaagcgcgtacacatactgtacagacgTAAAGTTGGATTTACAGTGCTGTGACAAACCATTTGCCCTTTTCCTGATATCTTCTGTGTCTGCATATTTGTCACACTTAGTAGTTTCGAATCTTCCAAAAAATAAGATGATGCTTCTAATCTACAACTGTGTCTGAGCGGAGCAAAGAAGAGTGGGCTTAAATTCCCCACAAGACTGACGttaaacatttacatttcaaatatGTACACTTAATgcagttattgtttttttggacAACTTTTTTTCCTTAAGTAAATTACATAATAAGCTATGTTACAGTTCTTTAACTTTCTAATAGTAGATTTTGTCTGAAGATCGGATATCTTTGTATGATAAATATGTAACACTAGGGGAATCAGGTTGGAAGCAAATACTTTTTCACGGCACTGTACCTGAGTCTGGTCGAAGTTTCTTGTCCCCAACATGCACTATGGTGCTACTGTAGCTACACTGGCTGGTTATGGACACAACGCTTTCGGTTTTGTTAGGTACAGGTAGGGGCAATGAAGTGCCCACTACCGCTGTGGCTGCGTCACTGGACTTTTTGTCTTGATCATCCAATGCGGAGAGCACAGAGTGATCCTTCAACAAGGCTGGTTCTGCCAAAGAGAACAGAGAACAAGATATACTGAAAAGGAACTGGCATTGTAGAGTTTGAGAGAAGAGTTTAAAAGGAGAGGCCGTAGCTTTGTCTGATGAGGTGACAATAAGTGTCTGCTATAATAAATATTGGTAGGATCTGAATTGGGGACACATACCTTCAGACACCTGCATGCTGTTAGGTTCTTTCTGTTGGTCCTCATCTGAGTTAGAGGACGTGGTGTTAGAGGAAGATTGGCACTTCCTCTTCATTGTGATGGGAACATTACAGCCCTCCAAGTACCTACAGGAATCATAACAACACATCATTATCAACTAGCTATCTGCAAGAGTAGCTAGTTGATTTTTGTAGCATTTCAATTATTTTATATGGCTTGTATTTACCATACTAAGTATGTGTTACAAGTTGGATAACCTATACAATTTAATTGTACAAGGCTTGGTTCAAATTACATCCTACACAAGATCACGGCTAccacatatttttttcatttatttgcgtatagtgtacatgtgtatttatgctcttatctatttattatctcatgtttttatgtgtttttgtgtgaatgtgtatgtgttggctACCTGTtgtgaaccaaattgccccttggggacattaaagacatttcaaCTTCAACCATTCTTCAATATCATGTCTATCTCCGTACCTGACGACACTGTCCAGACAGCTGATCTGCTGGTAGGAGTAGACGGTCGGATCACTGAAGGCTGTCTCTTCCTGGGAAGAGGACCTACTCTCCTCCATGATGGCCTCTGTCTCCTTCCAGTTGAGGGGAGCTGCTGAGTTTTTGGGCCGCACCACCGCTGAGCTCTTTTGTACAGACTCTGCTGGAAAAAAGCCAGAAGTTAGGGATAACTCCAGGATGGGGTCAATTtcacaataaatataaattgtATTTTCTCCAACAACTTTCTTACTGTCTCTGGCTCAGACACTTTCTCAActatttaaacaaaaatgtgtaGGTAGTTATGAACTGGACTTACTGCCATTGCTTTTCTTGATGTCTGGTCTGGTTGTCTGCTGCTCCTGGCTCTTCTGAAGATGTATTCCTTTACAGATTTCCTGAAAAGTTCGCTGTGAAATAGAGACACAAGAGTCAAGAGTCATCTGATTTCAAATATGTTGGTAGGACATTTTGCTAAAACTTTTCAATCCAAAAATAAAGGAATATGGAATAAATTGGCCAACTTGGTTACATTAATTTccataaatattaataaatattaaacTTCGGGCTAAAGTGATTTTATCCTCCCGTTCAGTTGAAGAACAATCAAGTCATGGACAGTTATTGTGCATAAGTTCAACAACCCAGTATCTGCTATTGCCATATCATCCTGTAGCAGGACCACATGGGCTAAAACACACTGTACTAAACTTCACTCACCGGTCTGGCTTTGCCGTtcacttcttcctcctcttgttGGATCTTGCTCCCGCTGCCGTTGTTGAGGCTCTCGCTAGAGGAGCTCATGCCCACAGGGTGGTCATTTCTGTTCACACTACTGTAGCCACTGGACCCACTGTTACGGACCGGCTGAAAGAAAGTCGTTTTACAATTTCCAacctgttgtgtttttttttaagtaagatGTTGCTCTTATCCCTCAGCTATATATTAGCATGTGCATTTCTTTACATTTATTACATTGATGCTAGCTACTTTAATGGCTTAAATAAGCTACCCCTTCTTCTATAATCAATACTATGTGTCATTTGttctcctttctcctctctcacCTGTAGCAGGAGCCGATGGATCTGCTCAGTAATGTCCTGGATGTCAGAGTCCATGGTCTTCATCTCCTGGACAGTGGAGACCGGGGCTGCAAAAACATCTTCATTCACGGGGCCCCTGGTAAAAACACATGGTTGATAAATGTCTATCTACAGTATAATAAACTGTGAAATCCCTATCTATTCAAAGAGTGGCTTATTGACAGCCACTATAACAGACAGTGTATCAGCAAGATAGTAATACTCACACGCGCACTTTGTGTCTTCCGATAACGAAGGAGACCTTGTGGCTCCAGGGGTTGACGAAACTGGACCAGCTGGTGTCAAGAACGATGTATTCCCCATTTTGCGCACAGAACCGGACGGACGAGTGGTCAAATGGTTGTCCTGCGAATTGAAGAACTGCGGCGAAAGCCCAAATAACATAGTCAGATCATGATAGGGACAGATTTCCTGTGCAGACATGGGCAATTCTGAAATCTACTTAATTCTGAGGACTCACTCTTTCTGTGAATGGCCAACATAATCGGTCGGTCATTGGGATGCAGATGGAGGAGGAATGGTGTGCCAATCAGGTCTTGGGGGAGGTACCCGAGGAGAGGAACTGCCCTGatttacacaaaacacatgaCAATTCGCTCGGTTAGTTGGCAAGCAAAAGCACCAATTCTATTATCTTGTGATAGGTGAGAATTTTTTAGTTCAAAAGGAAATCATCCCACAATGACTTACCTCTCATCCACATCCTGAAACACACAactcggtgtgtgtgtggtgg
This Sander lucioperca isolate FBNREF2018 chromosome 9, SLUC_FBN_1.2, whole genome shotgun sequence DNA region includes the following protein-coding sequences:
- the per2 gene encoding period circadian protein homolog 2 isoform X2, with amino-acid sequence MSEDSASKLYHFSVLEDQKGVSCSSMPRGASGCSAMAQLHRMGGYSQSGPDLGLPSEGSDSSGQDPPASPPKHRKTARSLPLPKEDVEMKSSGSSGSGTESQGNESHGNNSHGNESHDHSSMSSSNGTSKDSALLESSESNKSSNSHSPSPPSSSNAFSLLSSEQDNPSTSGCSSQESAKAKTQKEMIKTLKELKLYLPTEKRHSSKSSTLNTLKYALRCVKQVEANEEYYQLLMTNHSQPSVLDVSSYTIEEIDSITSEYTLRNNVFFAVAVSLVTGRIVYISDQAASILNCKREVFKKSKFVEFVMPQDVSVFYSFTTPYRLPSWSMCTGAEASPPDCMQEKSFFCRISGGNKCEGNLQYYPFRMTPYRMKVQDTVHAEDQFCCLLLAEIVHSGYDAPRIPTDKRIFTTTHTPSCVFQDVDERAVPLLGYLPQDLIGTPFLLHLHPNDRPIMLAIHRKILQFAGQPFDHSSVRFCAQNGEYIVLDTSWSSFVNPWSHKVSFVIGRHKVRVGPVNEDVFAAPVSTVQEMKTMDSDIQDITEQIHRLLLQPVRNSGSSGYSSVNRNDHPVGMSSSSESLNNGSGSKIQQEEEEVNGKARPRTFQEICKGIHLQKSQEQQTTRPDIKKSNGKSVQKSSAVVRPKNSAAPLNWKETEAIMEESRSSSQEETAFSDPTVYSYQQISCLDSVVRYLEGCNVPITMKRKCQSSSNTTSSNSDEDQQKEPNSMQVSEEPALLKDHSVLSALDDQDKKSSDAATAVVGTSLPLPVPNKTESVVSITSQCSYSSTIVHVGDKKLRPDSDIIGDIQGTGETVESSQNPGAPLSVVSPPSQEREPYKKKLGLTKQVLAAHTQKEEQTFLYRFREHQGLTALKENCSQYLERQREQIASDAVPAARSYNEGGPIVLPTARRDARNKKTKSKRAKQMESSDSTVSHHRQQHLRPPLLNLGLNPTSWSRSDTSQSTFPMAYPSVVPGYPLQVYPGASSLPPHTDATLQGFGHNQGTQSPPCPPSIHPAPYTTPMVPPMVTPIVALMLPMPYPSVAPGLPPPQPVYHTVTGGFPTQLQPFGQAASPGQGPFTDPPSFSVQNQFSTQNHFALQAGCLTPSFYFPPSLETSKAPVVEGQSRSSTPQSGGDGGQASPPLFQSRCSSPLNLLELELSVDRQDSTVLSSGGQGNNATQREKRASGNHAKERELKQVNKPSLSLLGPPGPLNCEGSPRVCEHSWDKVYSRLRACSKEENSHGEGNNSDTNSLSSGVLDIIPDEDSCSGTGSATSGSMGSGSNGCRTSASGTSKSRTSASGTSGSGKGSNNSSQYFGSVDSSQNSQKVKDHLNGSEGQAVEMDHSEHFINDIQRVLRQDREKLRLLQKNQPHFSEEQKKELVEVYPWFKKGCLPKAIDIKACSCCAGVSEGAATEQAAVTAAIATEAVAAAAATAEDQPDLDIGDTETGEVSCQQRILKHSTDTTS
- the per2 gene encoding period circadian protein homolog 2 isoform X7 encodes the protein MSEDSASKLYHFSVLEDQKGVSCSSMPRGASGCSAMAQLHRMGGYSQSGPDLGLPSEGSDSSGQDPPASPPKHRKTARSLPLPKEDVEMKSSGSSGSGTESQGNESHGNNSHGNESHDHSSMSSSNGTSKDSALLESSESNKSSNSHSPSPPSSSNAFSLLSSEQDNPSTSGCSSQESAKAKTQKEMIKTLKELKLYLPTEKRHSSKSSTLNTLKYALRCVKQVEANEEYYQLLMTNHSQPSVLDVSSYTIEEIDSITSEYTLRNNVFFAVAVSLVTGRIVYISDQAASILNCKREVFKKSKFVEFVMPQDVSVFYSFTTPYRLPSWSMCTGAEASPPDCMQEKSFFCRISGGNKCEGNLQYYPFRMTPYRMKVQDTVHAEDQFCCLLLAEIVHSGYDAPRIPTDKRIFTTTHTPSCVFQDVDERAVPLLGYLPQDLIGTPFLLHLHPNDRPIMLAIHRKILQFAGQPFDHSSVRFCAQNGEYIVLDTSWSSFVNPWSHKVSFVIGRHKVRVGPVNEDVFAAPVSTVQEMKTMDSDIQDITEQIHRLLLQPVRNSGSSGYSSVNRNDHPVGMSSSSESLNNGSGSKIQQEEEEVNGKARPRTFQEICKGIHLQKSQEQQTTRPDIKKSNGKSVQKSSAVVRPKNSAAPLNWKETEAIMEESRSSSQEETAFSDPTVYSYQQISCLDSVVRYLEGCNVPITMKRKCQSSSNTTSSNSDEDQQKEPNSMQVSEEPALLKDHSVLSALDDQDKKSSDAATAVVGTSLPLPVPNKTESVVSITSQCSYSSTIVHVGDKKLRPDSDIIGDIQGTGETVESSQNPGAPLSVVSPPSQEREPYKKKLGLTKQVLAAHTQKEEQTFLYRFREHQGLTALKENCSQYLERQREQIASDAVPAARSYNEGGPIVLPTARRDARNKKTKSKRAKQMESSDSTVSHHRQQHLRPPLLNLGLNPTSWSRSDTSQSTFPMAYPSVVPGYPLQVYPGASSLPPHTDATLQGFGHNQGTQSPPCPPSIHPAPYTTPMVPPMVTPIVALMLPMPYPSVAPGLPPPQPVYHTVTGGFPTQLQPFGQAASPGQGPFTDPPSFSVQNQFSTQNHFALQAGCLTPSFYFPPSLETSKAPVVEGQSRSSTPQSGGDGGQASPPLFQSRCSSPLNLLELELSVDRQDSTVLSSGGQGNNATQREKRASGNHAKERELKQVNKENSHGEGNNSDTNSLSSGVLDIIPDEDSCSGTGSATSGSMGSGSNGCRTSASGTSKSRTSASGTSGSGKGSNNSSQYFGSVDSSQNSQKVKDHLNGSEGQAVEMDHSEHFINDIQRVLRQDREKLRLLQKNQPHFSEEQKKELVEVYPWFKKGCLPKAIDIKACSCCAGVSEGAATEQAAVTAAIATEAVAAAAATAEDQPDLDIGDTETGEVSCQQRILKHSTDTTS
- the per2 gene encoding period circadian protein homolog 2 isoform X8; the encoded protein is MSEDSASKLYHFSVLEDQKGVSCSSMPRGASGCSAMAQLHRMGGYSQSGPDLGLPSEGSDSSGQDPPASPPKHRKTARSLPLPKEDVEMKSSGSSGSGTESQGNESHGNNSHGNESHDHSSMSSSNGTSKDSALLESSESNKSSNSHSPSPPSSSNAFSLLSSEQDNPSTSGCSSQESAKAKTQKEMIKTLKELKLYLPTEKRHSSKSSTLNTLKYALRCVKQVEANEEYYQLLMTNHSQPSVLDVSSYTIEEIDSITSEYTLRNNVFFAVAVSLVTGRIVYISDQAASILNCKREVFKKSKFVEFVMPQDVSVFYSFTTPYRLPSWSMCTGAEASPPDCMQEKSFFCRISGGNKCEGNLQYYPFRMTPYRMKVQDTVHAEDQFCCLLLAEIVHSGYDAPRIPTDKRIFTTTHTPSCVFQDVDERAVPLLGYLPQDLIGTPFLLHLHPNDRPIMLAIHRKILQFAGQPFDHSSVRFCAQNGEYIVLDTSWSSFVNPWSHKVSFVIGRHKVRVGPVNEDVFAAPVSTVQEMKTMDSDIQDITEQIHRLLLQPVRNSGSSGYSSVNRNDHPVGMSSSSESLNNGSGSKIQQEEEEVNGKARPRTFQEICKGIHLQKSQEQQTTRPDIKKSNGTESVQKSSAVVRPKNSAAPLNWKETEAIMEESRSSSQEETAFSDPTVYSYQQISCLDSVVRYLEGCNVPITMKRKCQSSSNTTSSNSDEDQQKEPNSMQVSEEPALLKDHSVLSALDDQDKKSSDAATAVVGTSLPLPVPNKTESVVSITSQCSYSSTIVHVGDKKLRPDSDIIGDIQGTGETVESSQNPGAPLSVVSPPSQEREPYKKKLGLTKQVLAAHTQKEEQTFLYRFREHQGLTALKENCSQYLERQREQIASDAVPAARSYNEGGPIVLPTARRDARNKKTKSKRAKQMESSDSTVSHHRQQHLRPPLLNLGLNPTSWSRSDTSQSTFPMAYPSVVPGYPLQVYPGASSLPPHTDATLQGFGHNQGTQSPPCPPSIHPAPYTTPMVPPMVTPIVALMLPMPYPSVAPGLPPPQPVYHTVTGGFPTQLQPFGQAASPGQGPFTDPPSFSVQNQFSTQNHFALQAGCLTPSFYFPPSLETSKAPVVEGQSRSSTPQSGGDGGQASPPLFQSRCSSPLNLLELELSVDRQDSTVLSSGGQGNNATQREKRASGNHAKERELKQENSHGEGNNSDTNSLSSGVLDIIPDEDSCSGTGSATSGSMGSGSNGCRTSASGTSKSRTSASGTSGSGKGSNNSSQYFGSVDSSQNSQKVKDHLNGSEGQAVEMDHSEHFINDIQRVLRQDREKLRLLQKNQPHFSEEQKKELVEVYPWFKKGCLPKAIDIKACSCCAGVSEGAATEQAAVTAAIATEAVAAAAATAEDQPDLDIGDTETGEVSCQQRILKHSTDTTS
- the per2 gene encoding period circadian protein homolog 2 isoform X9 yields the protein MSEDSASKLYHFSVLEDQKGVSCSSMPRGASGCSAMAQLHRMGGYSQSGPDLGLPSEGSDSSGQDPPASPPKHRKTARSLPLPKEDVEMKSSGSSGSGTESQGNESHGNNSHGNESHDHSSMSSSNGTSKDSALLESSESNKSSNSHSPSPPSSSNAFSLLSSEQDNPSTSGCSSQESAKAKTQKEMIKTLKELKLYLPTEKRHSSKSSTLNTLKYALRCVKQVEANEEYYQLLMTNHSQPSVLDVSSYTIEEIDSITSEYTLRNNVFFAVAVSLVTGRIVYISDQAASILNCKREVFKKSKFVEFVMPQDVSVFYSFTTPYRLPSWSMCTGAEASPPDCMQEKSFFCRISGGNKCEGNLQYYPFRMTPYRMKVQDTVHAEDQFCCLLLAEIVHSGYDAPRIPTDKRIFTTTHTPSCVFQDVDERAVPLLGYLPQDLIGTPFLLHLHPNDRPIMLAIHRKILQFAGQPFDHSSVRFCAQNGEYIVLDTSWSSFVNPWSHKVSFVIGRHKVRVGPVNEDVFAAPVSTVQEMKTMDSDIQDITEQIHRLLLQPVRNSGSSGYSSVNRNDHPVGMSSSSESLNNGSGSKIQQEEEEVNGKARPRTFQEICKGIHLQKSQEQQTTRPDIKKSNGTESVQKSSAVVRPKNSAAPLNWKETEAIMEESRSSSQEETAFSDPTVYSYQQISCLDSVVRYLEGCNVPITMKRKCQSSSNTTSSNSDEDQQKEPNSMQVSEDIIGDIQGTGETVESSQNPGAPLSVVSPPSQEREPYKKKLGLTKQVLAAHTQKEEQTFLYRFREHQGLTALKENCSQYLERQREQIASDAVPAARSYNEGGPIVLPTARRDARNKKTKSKRAKQMESSDSTVSHHRQQHLRPPLLNLGLNPTSWSRSDTSQSTFPMAYPSVVPGYPLQVYPGASSLPPHTDATLQGFGHNQGTQSPPCPPSIHPAPYTTPMVPPMVTPIVALMLPMPYPSVAPGLPPPQPVYHTVTGGFPTQLQPFGQAASPGQGPFTDPPSFSVQNQFSTQNHFALQAGCLTPSFYFPPSLETSKAPVVEGQSRSSTPQSGGDGGQASPPLFQSRCSSPLNLLELELSVDRQDSTVLSSGGQGNNATQREKRASGNHAKERELKQVNKPSLSLLGPPGPLNCEGSPRVCEHSWDKVYSRLRACSKEENSHGEGNNSDTNSLSSGVLDIIPDEDSCSGTGSATSGSMGSGSNGCRTSASGTSKSRTSASGTSGSGKGSNNSSQYFGSVDSSQNSQKVKDHLNGSEGQAVEMDHSEHFINDIQRVLRQDREKLRLLQKNQPHFSEEQKKELVEVYPWFKKGCLPKAIDIKACSCCAGVSEGAATEQAAVTAAIATEAVAAAAATAEDQPDLDIGDTETGEVSCQQRILKHSTDTTS